Proteins encoded in a region of the Leishmania panamensis strain MHOM/PA/94/PSC-1 chromosome 15 sequence genome:
- a CDS encoding hypothetical protein (TriTrypDB/GeneDB-style sysID: LpmP.15.1340) produces the protein MEAEAIAWYDYIVPDVIADVLKATGDRTGMRWGVMPAYQYWFQSPKLHVVLYVVAVVFCAVLHRQSRGFRSAAIRQLSMAGLGRSLKCPINKLIAYMLMVCLAVQVFTKASRAKPFVQLGWLLMPCHLFTGMWIYVLMRDRPHHYGSGCYLASLLVDWVWSPLGALAHPDWGDHQYPWEGDVFLVHHGVLLLLPLYFVARYDTLGLDWAHLCHLTWVSTLFNFAFLAPCGLLLGLNVNYQLAPPRLSSMAPTVVKTALYRPALIPVFVALSIIANIVVRLLGRIIRKLFTSFQKLTRSC, from the coding sequence ATGGAAGCGGAAGCGATAGCGTGGTACGACTACATCGTGCCTGATGTGATCGCGGACGTGCTCAAGGCGACTGGAGACCGCACCGGAATGCGCTGGGGTGTCATGCCGGCTTACCAGTACTGGTTCCAGTCTCCCAAGCTGCACGTGGTGCTCTacgtggtggcagtggtgttctgcgcggtgctgcaccgccagtCGCGCGGCTTCCGGTCAGCAGCCATAAGGCAACTCAGCATGGCTGGACTGGGCCGCTCGCTGAAATGCCCCATCAACAAGCTCATTGCGTACATGTTGATGGTGTGCTTGGCGGTGCAGGTCTTCACCAAAGCATCGCGAGCGAAGCCCTTTGTCCAGCTGGGGTGGCTCCTCATGCCCTGCCACCTATTCACAGGGATGTGGATCTACGTTTTAATGCGCGATAGGCCGCATCACTACGGGAGCGGTTGCTACCTTGCCTCGCTGTTGGTGGACTGGGTCTGGAGCCCCCTTGGGGCACTAGCGCATCCCGACTGGGGCGATCATCAGTACCCCTGGGAGGGCGACGTGTTTCTCGTGCACCATGGTGTACTGCTTCTCCTGCCGCTGTACTTTGTCGCCCGCTACGACACACTGGGGCTTGACTGGGCGCACCTGTGCCACCTCACGTGGGTTTCGACGCTCTTCAACTTCGCCTTTCTGGCCCCCTGCGGGCTTCTGCTCGGACTGAACGTGAACTACCAACTAGCCCCGCCGCGTCTGAGCAGCATGGCACCTACCGTTGTTAAGACTGCGCTCTACCGCCCGGCACTTATCCCGGTGTTTGTGGCGCTGTCCATCATTGCCAACATCGTTGTCCGCCTGCTCGGCAGGATCATTCGCAAGCTCTTCACCTCTTTTCAGAAGCTCACGAGGTCCTGCTGA
- a CDS encoding hypothetical protein (TriTrypDB/GeneDB-style sysID: LpmP.15.1350) gives MLCTTQAFLASLRYRRPYWMLFLKGADNWRIYTVIQQPDHQRTEMLYQAWLGGLDRPYVRPKCMAHQPVWLSKKRHLLQKARLEGPETSMEKYVLEWYKKFHSFQGTERPTVEDLHTAFDLVERPLDLSYACQLLSQCRNHYYICLVEDSFEIFLEACLRVDRKDCASYALEHADELGFWHVSDNCRRYLSGEQTWYKRSPVDLLYYPLEENAERNAAVTSGTAGSSADTSDKVKGAEKAESEVQTGAAALATAPSAESEGEAGVTDDEIARLQSELEALEREMGAGEEDGTDKD, from the coding sequence ATGCTGTGCACCACCCAGGCCTTCCTTGCCTCGCTGCGTTACCGCAGACCGTACTGGATGCTCTTCCTTAAAGGCGCCGACAACTGGAGGATCTACACTGTTATCCAGCAGCCAGACCACCAGCGTACGGAGATGTTGTACCAGGCGTGGCTAGGCGGCCTCGACAGACCCTATGTGCGGCCGAAGTGCATGGCGCATCAGCCGGTGTGGCTCAGCAAGAAGCGCCACCTCCTACAGAAGGCTCGCCTTGAGGGCCCCGAGACGTCCATGGAGAAGTACGTACTTGAGTGGTACAAGAAGTTCCACTCCTTTCAAGGGACGGAGCGGCCTACCGTGGAGGACCTGCACACGGCCTTCGACCTGGTGGAGCGTCCGCTTGACCTCAGCTACGCCTGCCAGCTGCTGAGCCAGTGCAGGAACCACTACTACATCTGCCTCGTTGAGGACTCGTTCGAGATCTTCCTCGAGGCGTGTCTGCGGGTGGATCGAAAGGACTGCGCCAGCTATGCTCTCGAGCATGCGGATGAGCTTGGCTTCTGGCACGTTAGCGACAACTGCCGGCGCTACTTGTCGGGGGAGCAGACCTGGTATAAGAGATCACCGGTAGACCTCCTCTATTACCCACTTGAGGAGAATGCGGAGCGCAACGCTGCCGTTACGTCTGGCACCGCAGGGTCTTCGGCAGACACCTCTGATAAGGTAAAGGGAGCCGAAAAGGCGGAAAGTGAGGTGCAGACGGGCGCAGCTGCTTTGGCGACGGCGCCCTCCGCGGAGAGTGAGGGCGAGGCGGGGGTCACGGATGACGAAATTGCGCGACTGCAGTCGGAGCTGGAGGCTCTGGAAAGAGAAATGGGGGCCGGGGAAGAGGACGGCACGGACAAGGACTGA
- a CDS encoding ERAD-associated E3 ubiquitin-protein ligase HRD1, putative (TriTrypDB/GeneDB-style sysID: LpmP.15.1360) has product MVARRSVVAYVVASFLTCFLFLADYANTYREFYSAMVALANSSSFRLVIVNTAIAVTVVLWMTLQFCFFGQLNASEETALLTSFTLYMVECIVVPLYMDQPIMSATSLFFLFTLAWRGLHKLASERVTTLSTAQMTWSSATRIPAYLCFAIICDVGLLTWMIKTRPELVDEKASMHYSMILIYMLLLSSSLRSTVHFVSLLVLRGQHTLLSFVADALTSIAESLLFVGVYAYIFYNSALPLLLLRGFVGHVLRIFEKASGLAEFLVLARRVRNNMPDATAEDLARDARCTICYEDMMPEGGTKRLPCGHCYHIDCLERWLEGHSTCPYCRANIMQMRGGNDAAAPQVHEEDAGAAATTDAAANDYSPTGEEAPAQQQPTGTPENMEVEIREAYERYRQQLCSPLSAASGHADAGNHLAVIRAGTGSPRRVSSPVSDSSSTHTKSITAAPVPSKTVDQLKIEAYEKYRKRLRESERELRVALRLAEEVGYAP; this is encoded by the coding sequence ATGGTGGCTCGTAGATCGGTTGTGGCCTACGTGGtcgcctccttcctcacGTGCTTCTTGTTTTTGGCAGACTACGCCAACACGTATCGAGAGTTCTACTCGGCGATGGTTGCCTTGGCAAACTCGTCCTCTTTCCGTTTGGTCATCGTCaacaccgccatcgccgttACCGTCGTGCTGTGGATGACGCTGCAGTTCTGCTTCTTTGGGCAACTGAACGCGTCggaggagacggcgctgcttACCTCCTTCACGCTCTACATGGTGGAGTGCATCGTGGTGCCACTGTACATGGACCAGCCGATCATGAGCGCCACAagcctctttttccttttcacgcTCGCGTGGCGTGGGCTGCACAAGCTTGCGTCGGAGAGAGTCACAACCCTCTCGACGGCGCAGATGACGTGGTCGTCCGCGACGCGCATACCGGCGTACCTGTGCTTCGCGATCATCTGCGACGTTGGGCTACTGACGTGGATGATCAAGACACGGCCGGAGTTGGTCGATGAGAAGGCGTCGATGCACTACTCCATGATCCTCATCtacatgctgctgctgagctcatctctgcgcagcaccgtgcACTTCGTCAGCCTGCTCGTCCTTCGTGGTCAGCACACACTGCTGTCGTTTGTGGCGGACGCCCTCACGAGCATTGCGGAGTCCCTGTTGTTCGTCGGCGTATATGCATATATTTTCTACAATTCGgcgctaccgctgctgctcctgcgcggGTTCGTGGGGCACGTACTGCGGATCTTCGAGAAGGCATCCGGACTAGCCGAGTTCCTCGTCCTGGCCCGGCGGGTGCGGAACAACATGCcggacgccaccgccgaggaTCTGGCGCGCGACGCGCGGTGTACCATCTGCTACGAGGACATGATGCCCGAGGGTGGTACGAagcggctgccgtgcggTCACTGCTACCACATCGACTGCCTTGAGCGGTGGTTGGAAGGCCACTCAACGTGTCCGTACTGCAGGGCGAACATCATGCAGatgcgcggcggcaacgacgcagcagcaccgcaggtTCACGAGGAAGAtgccggagcagcagcaacaacagatGCTGCAGCGAATGACTACTCGCCTACGGGTGAGGAAGCCCCGGCTCAGCAACAGCCAACCGGCACTCCCGAGAACATGGAGGTCGAAATTCGGGAGGCTTACGAGCGGTacaggcagcagctgtgttCTCCGTTGTCAGCGGCGAGTGGTCATGCAGACGCAGGGAACCACCTTGCTGTCATACGTGCAGGTACTGGCAGTCCGCGTCGCGTGTCGTCGCCTGTCTCGGACAGTTCCTCGACCCACACAAAGTCCATCACCGCGGCGCCCGTGCCCTCAAAGACGGTCGATCAGCTCAAGATCGAGGCGTACGAAAAGTACCGCAAGCGTCTACGGGAGTCGGAGCGGGAGCTTCGAGTCGCTCTGCGGCTGGCTGAGGAGGTGGGCTACGCTCCGTGA
- a CDS encoding mismatch repair protein MSH3, putative (TriTrypDB/GeneDB-style sysID: LpmP.15.1370), producing the protein MSKRGRQEAQVDVAHAIEVLCCRSAVKGETEGVSLTPLEQQVVALKESISPHVILMVACGYRVKFYGSDSRAVSRRVGIMCIPGHPFEYSSFPYTRLDLYVHRLVAMGYHIGVADQESAAMRAADGLKSGLFTRSVSQLYSRGTLLPTERVSNSGGSGSSPGDASKTAVEESYAGAEAEEGDGNAISWPEPHVSPSSDSGTSELFLCFVDAGRCCSRNGTNGAGDASTRARPLLSVVLVSFVTQRCLRFDVRGAIELEDVTQRYDIAEVIVLTAQPPSKECGSRDVSSQRTTVSFLKALPEVYATVLHHGLPLNFGPTANGEEDGKDVSVSGYVYAAGQSIDAAIEAYLKPYRLDQVYGLLCARGGLAAESLCKNEEAAAASSPAHNYASTGSSLHCLHLPGPTLRALDVFHSSVGLRGSLIGLLNHSITPCGSRCLRRWLAAPLCERSSIVARQEVLLYLMGHKDNGQVEDLLRECARLGDVEAVVSKLYAERCQVVEFVRLLHMLRSASVLAAQLCNGESDVDLSSSRPPPLLAQLLAVVHGAAVSRLLEGHAALLRTAATTPLEFFTEGGCAVPDALLPHLKARQAAETALQAELEAARKALNLPGLEYRTICGTPFVLDVPAGKCAHVPPDWLVHTRTKTNVRYHTPIITEQHTALTAAAERLSLAATAAWKQHQRDTVADAEVMRVLAGVVEAVASLDALRSLAVVSQHPGYVMPALVALPACAPLSSTSVSSPVALTISQGRHPILDRLLPHGYVSCDVQLRVGGAWLLTGPNMGGKSALMRMVGTFVVLAQMGCGVPADAAELPVFEGVYCRMGASDSIIEGASTFLSEMDETSRILRAPQLPHSLVLMDELGRGTSSFDGAAVAAATLEYLLDRRATTLFVTHYCYLCDPYVAQGTTGGGEGEKKGASVDEARDVTCYYMGFKESDTSSPTEYGTKPSLIFTYTPCRGVTPSSFGVAIGREAGLPTEVTDAASRLSAEAEQQHRMRQDLDEVRRFLSS; encoded by the coding sequence ATGAGCAAGCGTGGGCGGCAGGAGGCTCAGGTGGACGTCGCACACGCTATCGAGGTGCTGTGCTGTCGATCAGCGGTAAAGGGGGAAACAGAGGGCGTCAGCCTGACCCCACTCGAGCAGCAGGTTGTGGCACTGAAGGAATCCATCTCACCACATGTGATCTTGATGGTCGCTTGCGGTTATCGCGTGAAATTCTATGGCTCCGACAGCCGTGCTGTCAGCCGCCGCGTCGGCATCATGTGCATTCCAGGGCACCCCTTCGAGTACAGCAGTTTCCCATACACTCGCTTGGACCTGTACGTGCACCGGCTCGTGGCGATGGGCTACCATATCGGCGTTGCGGACCAGGAGTCAGCCGCTATGCGGGCAGCTGACGGGCTCAAGAGTGGCCTCTTCACCCGCAGTGTGTCGCAGTTGTACAGCCGTGgtaccctcctccccacagAGCGCGTTAGCAACAGCGGtggtagcggcagcagccctgGGGACGCCTCCAAAACCGCAGTAGAGGAGAGCTACGCCGGAGCAGAAGCCGAAGAGGGGGATGGCAATGCCATCAGCTGGCCAGAACCGCATGTGTCTCCTTCGTCAGATTCAGGCACCTCTGAGCTCTTCCTGTGTTTCGTAGACGCTGGCCGCTGCTGTAGTAGGAATGGTACcaacggcgctggcgacgcgTCCACAAGAGCGCGGCCGCTGTTGTCCGTGGTGTTGGTGAGTTTCGTGACGCAGCGGTGCCTGCGCTTCGACGTTCGAGGCGCTATCGAGCTGGAGGATGTCACTCAGCGGTACGACATCGCTGAGGTGATTGTGCTGACAGCACAGCCCCCATCGAAAgagtgcggcagccgcgatgTGTCGTCGCAACGCACAACAGTGAGCTTCTTGAAGGCCTTGCCGGAGGTGTACGCGACGGTTCTGCACCACGGACTGCCACTCAACTTCGGTCCAACAGCAAATGGGGAAGAGGATGGTAAGGACGTCAGTGTCTCCGGCTACGTCTATGCCGCTGGGCAGAGCATCGACGCTGCCATCGAGGCGTACCTGAAGCCGTACAGGCTGGACCAGGTGTACGGGCTACTGTGCGCGCGCGGAGGCTTAGCTGCGGAGTCTCTCTGCAAAAacgaagaagcggcagcggcgtcgtctCCAGCGCATAACTACGCAAGCACAGGCTCGTCTCTCCACTGCCTACACCTTCCCGGTCCGACGCTGCGCGCGTTGGACGTGTTTCACAGTAGTGTGGGACTCCGCGGCTCTTTGATTGGGCTGCTCAACCACAGCATCACACCGTGCGGGTCGCGGTGTCTGCGCCGGTggctcgctgcgcctctgtgcGAGCGCAGCTCTATTGTCGCTCGGCAGGAAGTACTGCTCTACCTCATGGGCCACAAAGACAACGGCCAGGTCGAGGACCTCCTTCGCGAGTGTGCGCGGCTGGGGGATGTTGAGGCTGTCGTGAGCAAACTGTATGCGGAGCGCTGTCAGGTTGTAGAGtttgtgcgcctgctgcacatGCTGAGGAGCGCGTCAGTActggcagcgcagctgtgcaACGGGGAAAGCGATGTcgacctcagcagcagccgaccGCCACCTCTTCTAGCTCAGTTGTTGGCCGTTGTGCATGGCGCGGCGGTGTCCCGATTACTCGAGGGACATGCTGCGCTGCtacgcaccgccgcgacgacACCGCTAGAGTTCTTCACAGAGGGAGGATGCGCCGTGCCGGACGCGTTACTGCCACATCTGAAGGCGAGGCAGGCGGCGGAGACTGCCCTGCAAGCGGAGCTCGAGGCAGCGCGAAAAGCGCTGAACTTGCCGGGACTCGAGTATCGTACCATCTGCGGGACTCCTTTCGTGCTTGACGTGCCAGCCGGAAagtgcgcgcacgtgccgccGGACTGGCTGGTGCATACGCGTACGAAGACGAACGTGCGCTACCACACGCCGATCATCACGGAGCAGCACACGGCCctgacagcggcggcggagcggctgtCGCTTGCGGCCACCGCGGCTTGGAAGCAGCATCAACGTGATACTGTCGCTGACGCAGAAGTGATGCGGGTGCTGGCAGGTGTGGTGGAGGCCGTCGCGTCACTGGACGCCCTCCGCTCCCTGGCCGTGGTATCCCAGCATCCAGGATACGTGATGCCAGCACTCGTGGCGCTACCAGCGTGTGCGCCGTTGTCTTCCACGTCTGTGTCGTCGCCCGTGGCGCTCACCATTTCTCAGGGCCGCCACCCCATCCTCGACCGGCTTCTCCCCCACGGCTACGTCAGCTGCGATGTGCAACTGCGCGTAGGCGGCGCGTGGCTTCTGACCGGCCCAAACATGGGCGGCAAGTCCGCTCTCATGCGCATGGTCGGTACGTTTGTCGTGTTGGCCCAAATGGGCTGCGGAGTGCCAGCGGACGCAGCGGAGCTGCCGGTGTTCGAGGGCGTGTATTGCCGCATGGGCGCCAGCGACTCCATCATCGAAGGCGCCTCCACCTTTCTGTCTGAGATGGACGAAACGAGTCGCATCCTACGCGCCCCGCAGCTGCCCCACTCGTTGGTGTTGATGGACGAGCTGGGGCGCGGCACAAGCAGCTTcgacggtgccgctgttgccgccgctaCGCTGGAGTACCTGCTAGACCGTCGGGCCACCACCTTGTTCGTGACTCACTACTGCTATCTGTGTGATCCGTACGTAGCGCAGGGGACCACCGGCGgcggggaaggagagaagaagggggcaaGCGTCGACGAAGCTCGCGATGTGACGTGCTACTACATGGGCTTCAAGGAGTCGGATACAAGTTCGCCTACTGAGTATGGTACGAAGCCGTCCTTGATCTTCACGTATACGCCGTGCCGCGGTGTCACGCCGTCGAGCTTCGGGGTGGCAATCGGCCGCGAAGCGGGTCTGCCGACAGAGGTGACAGACGCCGCCAGCCGCCTAAGcgccgaggcggagcagcagcatcgcatGAGGCAAGACCTCGACGAGGTGCGTCGTTTTCTGTCGTCGTGA